In Scytonema millei VB511283, the genomic window GATTTTGCCTAGAATGTCAGTAATGGCGATCGCTAGCCTAAGAAAATTCGCACTAGGCATGGGGTAAAAGTCCGATTGCTGCTGCCGCAACCGTTCTAAAGACTCGCCGCCAAAGTCTTCTAGCAGGATGACGAGCGTGCGCTGATAGTCCTGCTGGCTGTAAGCCTTCACTACGCCATCGATGCTGAGGGAATGGGTAATTTCATATTCCTGTTTGTAGCGGGTTAATTCTTGGGGAGAGGGGTAATTTTGCTTGAGCAGTTTGACGACGATCGCCCGCTCGTCTTGCTCTCTGATGCCCCGATACACTAGAGATGCCGAACTCTCATAGATTTTGCTTAAGATGGCAACTCCAGGTAGGGCGATCATACAACTCTCTCCCGATGAGTGTCATCAGCTGTATCATCAAGTATATCGTTTATATCATGTGCCAAGCTCCAGCAAATAACACAATTGGGCAAATTCGCCTGGTGCTGGCTCCGCTCCGCTAAACGGGTTGCTCTCTAGGGGTGCGAGGCAGTTATTCTACATCGCTAGATTTTCTCTAATAAGCGCGTCGAAATCAAATTGGTTTTAGAACTCAAATCCTGCGCGAGCTTGAAATTTAGAATCTTTGCACAGTAAGAGCTTTAGACTACATCACATTCACCAAATTTGTCAGTAAATTCGCTCTTATCCTTGTGGTGTTTCAGTTTTCAAGAATCGGATCGAAATGCTTTGAGATCCTAAACTAATTCGCACCATGATACACTTAGGCCATATATTCTTGCTCAGTAGATTGAAGAGAGAAAATTGCCACAAAAGCTGCGTACTTTCCTCACTGTCTGTTTTTGGTAGTGCTAAAGAGGAAAGGATGAGAACATGAAATCATTGTTGTCATTTGATTAAGTGTGCTGATGTTTACTGCTCTGCCTGCCTGTCCCAGTTGTCAGTCTGAAGATGTGGTCAAAAACGATCGAACTCGACATCAAAAGCAAAATTACAAGCGCCGAGACTGTGGGCGGCAATTCGTCAAAAATCCACAGTGGCGGATGATTAGCGAGGAAACTAAAGGTATCATTGACCGATTGCTGCTGGAAAAACTGTCACTAGCTGGCATTGCCCCTGCCTTACAAATTTCCGAACTGTGGGTACAACAATACGTCAACCAGAAATACCAGCAAGTGACTCAGAAGGTGCAGGTGCGCGACATGCGCCGAAACGCCGTCTAACAGTGCAGATGGATGAGTTATGGTCGTTTGTGGACGGGCGGGGACAAGCAGTGGGTGTGGCTAGCAATGGACGCAGACACTCGTGAGAAGACTTGCAGATCGAATGCACTAGCACGAAGGGCGATCGCTTGACCGATGCTACCTGCACCAATACCACCATTCAGCCTCAACTGCCAAATGTCGTTATTATTGCAACTGGTGGCACGATCGCAGGTACGGGGGCGACTAGCACGACAACAGTAGGATATACTGCCGCTAAGGTAGGAATCGATTCACTGCTGAACGCCGTTCCTGAAATCAAGAAAGTAGCCAATGTCAAAGGCGAACAACTATTTCAAATTGCCAGTCAACATATCACTAACGACCATTGGCTTAAACTAGCTAAGCGAGTCAATCAACTTTTAGCATCAAATGATGTCGATGGAATTGTCATTACTCACGGCACTGACACGCTAGAAGAAACAGCCTATTTTCTCAATTTGGTTGTGAAAAGCGATAAGCCAGTAGTATTAGTTGGTTCGATGCGTCCCTCGACTGCAATTAGTGCCGATGGTCCTTTAAATTTATACAATGCAGTAGTTGTGGCAGGTAGTAAGCAAGCGAAAGGCAAGGGAGTATTAGTATGCTTAAATGACGAGATTAGTAGCGCCAGAGATGTGAGCAAGACAAGTACCATGCTGATAGAAACTTTTCAAACTCCAGATCTAGGCTACTTAGGATATATTCAAGCAGGCGTACCCCACTTCTACAGACAAGCAACCCGCAAGCACACAACGGCAAGTGAATTTGATGTTTCTCGTCTCAATTCGTTACCGCGAGTTGAGATCCTTTATGGTTATGCCAACAACAGCCGTGTCATGCTAGATGCTGCCGTTGCAGCTGGTGCAAAAGGCTTAGTTCATGCGGGGACGGGAAACGGTAGCCTATTTAGTGAAATTGAACAAGGACTGATAGACGCACAAAAAAAGGGGGTGG contains:
- a CDS encoding IS1/IS1595 family N-terminal zinc-binding domain-containing protein, whose product is MFTALPACPSCQSEDVVKNDRTRHQKQNYKRRDCGRQFVKNPQWRMISEETKGIIDRLLLEKLSLAGIAPALQISELWVQQYVNQKYQQVTQKVQVRDMRRNAV
- a CDS encoding type II asparaginase, producing the protein MQIECTSTKGDRLTDATCTNTTIQPQLPNVVIIATGGTIAGTGATSTTTVGYTAAKVGIDSLLNAVPEIKKVANVKGEQLFQIASQHITNDHWLKLAKRVNQLLASNDVDGIVITHGTDTLEETAYFLNLVVKSDKPVVLVGSMRPSTAISADGPLNLYNAVVVAGSKQAKGKGVLVCLNDEISSARDVSKTSTMLIETFQTPDLGYLGYIQAGVPHFYRQATRKHTTASEFDVSRLNSLPRVEILYGYANNSRVMLDAAVAAGAKGLVHAGTGNGSLFSEIEQGLIDAQKKGVEIVRSSRTGSGIVARNGEVNDDKLNFVVADNLNPQKARVLLMLALTKTNDPKTIQQAFYEY